One segment of Synchiropus splendidus isolate RoL2022-P1 chromosome 4, RoL_Sspl_1.0, whole genome shotgun sequence DNA contains the following:
- the cdca8 gene encoding borealin isoform X2 — MAPARKTTRNRKVDLNKQAKLAAFLEDFDSEVLTRLGQMEERLKQLLKDIDIVFEMEALKLPRAVRVMNWLHWWNEPKPKIVEEPDAKKAETAAIIESVAAEDHAAMLKSLKKSTRKRRTAADENAAPATQRKTRARPPVSKKTKTLTANKRNSHLKTPSSNLLNTKNMMDSSMMGPTPLFTPRFDSRLLKTPVFRVPRHKERVYSISVNGSPIESANEDIVINIPVGNGERMQLLASQIQSGDLSNLDETALRSIKQLKSRLATLC, encoded by the exons ATGGCTCCCGCGAGAAAGACCACCAGAAATCGAAAAGTCGATCTAAACAAACAGGCTAAACTCGCCGCCTTCTTGGAGGACTTCGACAGCGAAG TCTTGACACGACTTGGTCAGATGGAagagaggctgaagcagctgctcAAGGACATTGACATTGTCTTTGAAATGGAGGCGCTCAAACTACCAAGAGCTGTCAGGGTGATGAACTGGCTGCATTGGTGGA ATGAGCCAAAGCCCAAAATTGTAGAGGAACCTGATGCAAAG AAAGCAGAGACGGCCGCCATCATCGAGAGTGTTGCTGCGGAGGATCATGCCGCCATGCTGAAGTCACTGAAGAAAT CAACCAGGAAAAGGCGCACTGCTGCCGATGAGAATGCTGCCCCAGCGACGCAG AGGAAAACCAGAGCACGACCTCCGGTCTCAAAGAAGACAAAGACCCTGACGGCCAACAAGCGGAACTCTCACTTAAAAAC CCCGAGCAGCAACCTGTTGAATACCAAAAACATGATGGACTCCTCGATGATGGGTCCGACTCCACTTTTCACGCCACGTTTTGACTCCAG GCTTCTGAAAACTCCTGTTTTCCGTGTTCCTCGCCACAAAGAGAGAGTCTACAGCATCTCCGTCAATGGCTCTCCCATTGAATCGGCCAACGAGGACATCGTCATCAACATCCCTGTCGGCAATGGCGAG AGAATGCAGCTACTGGCCAGTCAGATTCAGTCAGGCGACCTCTCAAACTTGGACGAAACAGCCCTCAGGAGTATCAAGCAACTCAAG AGTCGTCTGGCGACACTGTGCTGA
- the cdca8 gene encoding borealin isoform X3, with protein sequence MEERLKQLLKDIDIVFEMEALKLPRAVRVMNWLHWWNEPKPKIVEEPDAKQKAETAAIIESVAAEDHAAMLKSLKKSTRKRRTAADENAAPATQRKTRARPPVSKKTKTLTANKRNSHLKTPSSNLLNTKNMMDSSMMGPTPLFTPRFDSRLLKTPVFRVPRHKERVYSISVNGSPIESANEDIVINIPVGNGERMQLLASQIQSGDLSNLDETALRSIKQLKSRLATLC encoded by the exons ATGGAagagaggctgaagcagctgctcAAGGACATTGACATTGTCTTTGAAATGGAGGCGCTCAAACTACCAAGAGCTGTCAGGGTGATGAACTGGCTGCATTGGTGGA ATGAGCCAAAGCCCAAAATTGTAGAGGAACCTGATGCAAAG CAGAAAGCAGAGACGGCCGCCATCATCGAGAGTGTTGCTGCGGAGGATCATGCCGCCATGCTGAAGTCACTGAAGAAAT CAACCAGGAAAAGGCGCACTGCTGCCGATGAGAATGCTGCCCCAGCGACGCAG AGGAAAACCAGAGCACGACCTCCGGTCTCAAAGAAGACAAAGACCCTGACGGCCAACAAGCGGAACTCTCACTTAAAAAC CCCGAGCAGCAACCTGTTGAATACCAAAAACATGATGGACTCCTCGATGATGGGTCCGACTCCACTTTTCACGCCACGTTTTGACTCCAG GCTTCTGAAAACTCCTGTTTTCCGTGTTCCTCGCCACAAAGAGAGAGTCTACAGCATCTCCGTCAATGGCTCTCCCATTGAATCGGCCAACGAGGACATCGTCATCAACATCCCTGTCGGCAATGGCGAG AGAATGCAGCTACTGGCCAGTCAGATTCAGTCAGGCGACCTCTCAAACTTGGACGAAACAGCCCTCAGGAGTATCAAGCAACTCAAG AGTCGTCTGGCGACACTGTGCTGA
- the nedd9 gene encoding enhancer of filamentation 1, whose translation MKYKNLMAKALYDNVPESPEELAFRKGDILTVIEQNTGGLEGWWLCSLHGRQGIAPGNRLKLLIGPMFEAQSPVASAPTQSPTQGYQQKPTAQGLYQVPPSLQSPQQQQNQQGIYQVPSGQDVYQVPPRSTLAADITPSKVVTPTRVGQSYTYSPGQHNQQDLYDVPPSRSQGVYDVPPSQTFPSQHSSSSSGSSRNQGVYDVPPSHLDSRNQGIYDVPPSAQMVYSVPPCRSNTSLQEGNYDFPQPLKHKQEGIYDVPPPALAKPIQSPQSHYDFPPSMEPAAPPAQNTGEGIYDVPPPVSSAGSRKDIYDVPRGLQRPSPPDRDGSKGVYDVPAPDPRATAEITEGVNRLSFSSTGSTRSSMSTSSSSAGSSSEGRLALDLDSAVQRLYRLQQATDSSVGTLHSLAASPHWRTFAFMEQHINDVRTVLDRVRTALGELIGFGRGAAANATALSDCSLHSKLRRQLGRLEDSQQILQQIYQVLESCNWALNTLASSAGGKHHNKSDELDRFVMVSRTVPDDTKQLVSTIGANAELLFRRTHADGSFSTGSSPEENLIHPLTSPSSNNDNYGGPTKPFPVLSGQDKDNMNHSEKCVKSWMEDYDYVHLQGKEDFERQQKELLEKENIIKQNQVQLGPEQINQFKKLEQEVTKPVENDITQWSPHQHSGRTSATPPESSSPVSPTTHVCAHDRQLLGFYADQCNEHFNTLLSAVDAFFGCVSLGQPPRIFVAHSKFVILSAHKLVFIGDTLSRQAAAPDVANRVMNSSNVLCDLLKTVVAATKTAALNYPNTAAIQEMVDRVTDLSHQSQQFKEQLLQMAKL comes from the exons AATCTGATGGCCAAAGCGTTGTACGACAACGTCCCAGAGTCTCCTGAAGAGCTGGCCTTCCGCAAAGGTGACATCCTGACCGTCATCGAGCAGAACACCGGCGGCCTGGAGGGCTGGTGGCTGTGCTCCCTCCATGGCCGCCAAGGCATCGCACCAGGCAACCGCCTGAAGCTGCTGATCGGGCCGATGTTCGAGGCCCAGTCACCTGTCGCCTCTGCTCCCACTCAGTCACCCACACAGGGCTATCAGCAGAAGCCCACAGCCCAGGGGCTCTACCAGGTGCCACCATCCCTCCAGagccctcagcagcagcagaaccagcagggCATCTACCAGGTTCCCTCAGGGCAGGACGTCTACCAGGTCCCACCGAGGAGCACACTGGCAGCTGATATCACACCAAGCAAG GTGGTGACCCCGACCAGAGTGGGACAGTCCTACACTTACAGCCCCGGTCAGCACAACCAGCAAGACCTCTACGACGTCCCGCCCAGCCGATCCCAGGGG GTGTACGACGTCCCTCCAAGTCAGACCTTCCCCAgtcagcacagcagcagcagcagcggcagcagcagaaacCAGGGGGTCTACGACGTCCCTCCGTCTCATCTGGACTCCAGAAATCAAGGAATCTATGACGTCCCCCCCTCCGCGCAAATG GTGTACTCGGTGCCTCCCTGCAGGAGCAACACCAGCCTCCAGGAGGGGAACTATGATTTCCCACAGCCTCTCAAGCACAAGCAGGAAGGTATCTACGACGTCCCTCCTCCCGCCCTTGCCAAACCCATCCAGAGTCCCCAGTCCCATTATGATTTCCCCCCATCGATGGAGCCCGCTGCCCCTCCCGCACAGAACACCGGCGAAGGTATTTACGACGTACCTCCACCTGTGTCGAGCGCGGGATCCCGCAAAGACATTTACGACGTCCCCCGGGGCCTGCAGAGACCCTCGCCTCCCGACCGCGACGGCAGCAAGGGCGTGTATGACGTCCCAGCGCCGGACCCTCGAGCCACGGCGGAGATCACAGAGGGTGTGAACCGCCTGTCCTTCTCCAGCACTGGAAGCACCCGCAGCAGCATGTCCACCTCGTCCTCGTCTGCAGGGTCCAGCTCTGAGGGGCGCCTGGCGCTGGATTTGGACTCCGCCGTCCAGCGGTTGTACCGACTGCAGCAGGCGACGGACAGCTCGGTGGGGACACTTCATTCTCTGGCGGCGTCACCGCACTGGAGGACTTTCGCCTTCATGGAGCAGCACATCAACGACGTGCGGACGGTTCTGGACAGGGTCCGAACGGCTCTGGGGGAGTTGATCGGGTTCGGTCGAGGGGCCGCGGCGAACGCCACGGCGCTCTCCGACTGCAGCCTGCACAGTAAACTGAGGCGGCAGCTGGGACGACTGGAAGACTCGCAGCAGATCCTCCAGCAAATCTACCAAGTCCTGGAGAGCTGCAACTGGGCTCTGAATACTTTGGCCAGCTCCGCTGGAGGGAAGCATCACAACAAGAGCGATGAGCTGGACCGCTTCGTCATGGTGTCCAGAACAGTACCTGACGACACCAAGCAACTGGTGTCCACCATCGGAGCCAACGCCGAGCTGCTGTTCAGGCGGACACACGCGGACGGATCCTTCTCCACCGGAAGTTCCCCCGAGGAGAACCTGATCCACCCTCTGACCTCACCCTCTTCCAACAACGACAACTACGGAGGTCCCACCAAGCCCTTCCCAGTGCTGAGCGGCCAGGACAAAGACAACATGAACCACAGCGAGAAGTGTGTGAAGAGCTGGATGGAGGACTACGACTACGTCCACCTGCAG GGGAAGGAAGATTTTGAGCGTCAGCAGAAGGAACTTCTGGAGAAGGAAAATATTATCAAGCAGAACCAAGTGCAGCTGGGACCAGAGCAG ATCAACCAGTTCAAAAAGCTGGAACAGGAGGTGACCAAACCAGTGGAGAATGACATCACGCAGTGGTCGCCACACCAGCACTCGGGTAGAACGTCGGCCACCCCGCCCGAGTCGTCCTCGCCCGTGTCTCCGACCACCCACGTGTGCGCACACGACCGGCAGTTGCTGGGCTTCTACGCCGACCAGTGCAACGAGCACTTCAACACGCTGCTCAGCGCGGTGGACGCCTTCTTCGGCTGCGTCAGCCTGGGCCAGCCGCCCCGCATCTTTGTGGCGCACAGCAAGTTCGTCATTCTCAGCGCTCACAAACTGGTCTTCATCGGCGACACGCTGTCCCGGCAGGCGGCGGCGCCAGACGTGGCCAACAGGGTGATGAACTCCAGCAACGTGCTGTGCGACTTGCTGAAAACTGTCGTCGCCGCCACCAAGACGGCGGCGCTGAACTACCCGAACACAGCCGCCATTCAGGAGATGGTGGACCGGGTGACGGATCTGTCTCACCAGTCACAGCAGTTcaaagagcagctgctgcagatggCTAAGTTGTGA
- the smim13 gene encoding small integral membrane protein 13, translating into MWQDVVVTGLAIVATVVCVLVLMVLGWYVVWQLFLSKFKFLRELVGEASAPPAEPQPSEAEAERPATVQTRSRLRTARQRVAFPENTS; encoded by the exons ATGTGGCAGGACGTGGTGGTGACGGGGCTGGCGATCGTGGCCACGGTCGTCTGTGTGCTGGTCTTGATGGTGTTAG GTTGGTATGTGGTGTGGCAGCTTTTCCTGTCCAAGTTCAAGTTCCTCCGCGAACTTGTCGGGGAAGCGTCCGCCCCTCCAGCTGAACCCCAACCGTCCGAAGCCGAGGCCGAGCGTCCCGCCACCGTCCAGACCCGGAGTCGCCTCAGGACCGCACGCCAAAGAGTTGCCTTTCCCGAGAACACGTCGTGA
- the zc3h12ab gene encoding endoribonuclease ZC3H12A isoform X2 produces the protein MELLLPSFPTMNVFAVQKKFGTNLDTDKLLGELVKVQAELETKPGPVTTLSVLVPRGEVRALEPKMHVPVTPQSGEEGSEDENALRPIVIDGSNVAMSHGNKQVFSCLGIQLAVNYFLDRGHTQVTVFVPSWRKEQPRPDVPITDQQILLELESKKNLVFTPSRHVAGKRVVCNDDFYIVQLAYDWDGVVVSNDMYRDLQREKPEWKRFIDERLLMYSFVNDKFMPPDDPLGRHGPTLVNFLRRFPKSHKKQSCPYGKKCTFGIKCKYSHPERGKQSNRLLADTLRENAKLSSMSESALVPGQSLSLVEEMARKLTLAPEPSKKDHKSEKSKHSSSKKGSSRKEKSPPERAPPQHSRSQERLDSGLGSIDGPSVEAPRGHFEPPFGGTSACPVALQQQHYQMRNGPCNCCSPLRSSPAYPHHHSTGSDAVPHYPPYDAYRVSMPPFSQPASFQHSRHHHHHQPVFLSEPYGVRPVLPCEPPPWDPPLATQPSRNTDQRTVIRTNLLAIFSAHLVDAAMDRFPQVNDPQKLAAEIVNLQNQNRSR, from the exons ATGGAGCTTCTCCTGCCCTCCTTTCCCACGATGAAT GTCTTCGCCGTCCAGAAAAAGTTTGGAACCAATTTGGATACGGATAAACTTCTCGGGGAGCTTGTCAAGGTCCAAGCTGAACTGGAGACCAAGCCGGGGCCTGTGACTACGCTGTCAGTCCTGGTGCCCAGAGGGGAGGTACGCGCTTTGGAGCCCAAGATGCACGTGCCAGTTACCCCTCAAAGCGGTGAGGAGGGCAGCGAGGACGAAAATGCCCTGAGGCCCATTGTTATAGACGGCAGCAATGTAGCCATGag CCACGGCAACAAGCAGGTCTTCTCTTGTTTGGGCATCCAGTTGGCAGTCAACTATTTCTTGGATCGAGGCCACACGCAAGTCACGGTCTTCGTCCCATCGTGGAGGAAGGAACAGCCGAGGCCTGACGTCCCAATCACTG ATCAGCAAATCTTGCTGGAACTGGAGAGCAAGAAGAACCTGGTGTTCACCCCGTCCAGACACGTCGCCGGCAAGCGCGTGGTCTGCAACGACGACTTCTATATCGTCCAGCTGGCGTATGACTGGGACGGCGTCGTCGTGTCCAACGACATGTACCGCGACCTCCAGCGGGAGAAGCCAGAGTGGAAGCGTTTCATCGATGAGCGTCTGCTGATGTACTCCTTCGTAAACGACAA GTTCATGCCTCCCGACGATCCTCTGGGTCGCCACGGACCAACACTCGTGAACTTCCTTCGGAGGTTTCCAAAGTCTCATAAGAAGCAGTCGTGCCCTTATG gAAAGAAATGTACCTTCGGGATCAAGTGTAAATACTCCCATCCCGAGAGAGGCAAACAGTCCAACCGCCTGCTGGCTGACACGCTCCGGGAAAACGCCAAGCTCTCCTCCATGTCGGAGAGCGCTCTGGTGCCGGGACAGAGTCTGTCCTTGGTGGAGGAGATGGCCAGGAAACTCACCCTGGCACCTGAGCCGTCAAAGAAGGACCATAAGAGCGAGAAGTCCAAACACTCCTCGAGCAAGAAGGGGTCGTCCAGAAAAGAGAAATCGCCTCCTGAGCGTGCACCGCCGCAGCACAGCAGGTCGCAGGAGCGTCTGGACTCCGGGTTGGGTTCCATAGATGGGCCGTCCGTTGAGGCCCCTCGTGGTCACTTTGAGCCTCCGTTTGGGGGGACGTCCGCCTGTCCAGTGGCCTTGCAGCAACAGCATTACCAGATGAGAAACGGGCCGTGCAACTGCTGCTCGCCTCTCAGGTCCTCCCCCGCCTACCCGCACCATCACAGCACCGGCTCCGATGCGGTCCCGCATTACCCGCCGTACGACGCCTATCGAGTCAGCATGCCTCCCTTTAGCCAGCCTGCCAGCTTCCAACACAGccgccaccatcaccaccaccagccCGTCTTCTTGTCAGAGCCTTACGGCGTCCGTCCAGTCCTGCCATGTGAACCCCCTCCCTGGGACCCCCCGCTGGCAACCCAACCCAGTCGCAACACAGACCAGCGAACAGTTATCAGAACCAATCTCTTGGCCATATTCAGCGCTCACCTGGTGGACGCCGCCATGGACCGGTTTCCTCAGGTCAACGACCCACAGAAGCTGGCGGCCGAGATCGTCAACCTGCAGAACCAGAACCGTTCCAGATGA
- the cdca8 gene encoding borealin isoform X1 — protein MAPARKTTRNRKVDLNKQAKLAAFLEDFDSEVLTRLGQMEERLKQLLKDIDIVFEMEALKLPRAVRVMNWLHWWNEPKPKIVEEPDAKQKAETAAIIESVAAEDHAAMLKSLKKSTRKRRTAADENAAPATQRKTRARPPVSKKTKTLTANKRNSHLKTPSSNLLNTKNMMDSSMMGPTPLFTPRFDSRLLKTPVFRVPRHKERVYSISVNGSPIESANEDIVINIPVGNGERMQLLASQIQSGDLSNLDETALRSIKQLKSRLATLC, from the exons ATGGCTCCCGCGAGAAAGACCACCAGAAATCGAAAAGTCGATCTAAACAAACAGGCTAAACTCGCCGCCTTCTTGGAGGACTTCGACAGCGAAG TCTTGACACGACTTGGTCAGATGGAagagaggctgaagcagctgctcAAGGACATTGACATTGTCTTTGAAATGGAGGCGCTCAAACTACCAAGAGCTGTCAGGGTGATGAACTGGCTGCATTGGTGGA ATGAGCCAAAGCCCAAAATTGTAGAGGAACCTGATGCAAAG CAGAAAGCAGAGACGGCCGCCATCATCGAGAGTGTTGCTGCGGAGGATCATGCCGCCATGCTGAAGTCACTGAAGAAAT CAACCAGGAAAAGGCGCACTGCTGCCGATGAGAATGCTGCCCCAGCGACGCAG AGGAAAACCAGAGCACGACCTCCGGTCTCAAAGAAGACAAAGACCCTGACGGCCAACAAGCGGAACTCTCACTTAAAAAC CCCGAGCAGCAACCTGTTGAATACCAAAAACATGATGGACTCCTCGATGATGGGTCCGACTCCACTTTTCACGCCACGTTTTGACTCCAG GCTTCTGAAAACTCCTGTTTTCCGTGTTCCTCGCCACAAAGAGAGAGTCTACAGCATCTCCGTCAATGGCTCTCCCATTGAATCGGCCAACGAGGACATCGTCATCAACATCCCTGTCGGCAATGGCGAG AGAATGCAGCTACTGGCCAGTCAGATTCAGTCAGGCGACCTCTCAAACTTGGACGAAACAGCCCTCAGGAGTATCAAGCAACTCAAG AGTCGTCTGGCGACACTGTGCTGA
- the zc3h12ab gene encoding endoribonuclease ZC3H12A isoform X1: MELLLPSFPTMNVGASLPPLDETANFLDVQLDFFHKLGYSTAQVFAVQKKFGTNLDTDKLLGELVKVQAELETKPGPVTTLSVLVPRGEVRALEPKMHVPVTPQSGEEGSEDENALRPIVIDGSNVAMSHGNKQVFSCLGIQLAVNYFLDRGHTQVTVFVPSWRKEQPRPDVPITDQQILLELESKKNLVFTPSRHVAGKRVVCNDDFYIVQLAYDWDGVVVSNDMYRDLQREKPEWKRFIDERLLMYSFVNDKFMPPDDPLGRHGPTLVNFLRRFPKSHKKQSCPYGKKCTFGIKCKYSHPERGKQSNRLLADTLRENAKLSSMSESALVPGQSLSLVEEMARKLTLAPEPSKKDHKSEKSKHSSSKKGSSRKEKSPPERAPPQHSRSQERLDSGLGSIDGPSVEAPRGHFEPPFGGTSACPVALQQQHYQMRNGPCNCCSPLRSSPAYPHHHSTGSDAVPHYPPYDAYRVSMPPFSQPASFQHSRHHHHHQPVFLSEPYGVRPVLPCEPPPWDPPLATQPSRNTDQRTVIRTNLLAIFSAHLVDAAMDRFPQVNDPQKLAAEIVNLQNQNRSR; encoded by the exons ATGGAGCTTCTCCTGCCCTCCTTTCCCACGATGAATGTAGGTGCTTCTTTGCCGCCTCTGGATGAGACGGCAAACTTCCTGGATGTCCAGCTGGACTTTTTCCACAAGCTTGGTTATTCAACTGCTCAGGTCTTCGCCGTCCAGAAAAAGTTTGGAACCAATTTGGATACGGATAAACTTCTCGGGGAGCTTGTCAAGGTCCAAGCTGAACTGGAGACCAAGCCGGGGCCTGTGACTACGCTGTCAGTCCTGGTGCCCAGAGGGGAGGTACGCGCTTTGGAGCCCAAGATGCACGTGCCAGTTACCCCTCAAAGCGGTGAGGAGGGCAGCGAGGACGAAAATGCCCTGAGGCCCATTGTTATAGACGGCAGCAATGTAGCCATGag CCACGGCAACAAGCAGGTCTTCTCTTGTTTGGGCATCCAGTTGGCAGTCAACTATTTCTTGGATCGAGGCCACACGCAAGTCACGGTCTTCGTCCCATCGTGGAGGAAGGAACAGCCGAGGCCTGACGTCCCAATCACTG ATCAGCAAATCTTGCTGGAACTGGAGAGCAAGAAGAACCTGGTGTTCACCCCGTCCAGACACGTCGCCGGCAAGCGCGTGGTCTGCAACGACGACTTCTATATCGTCCAGCTGGCGTATGACTGGGACGGCGTCGTCGTGTCCAACGACATGTACCGCGACCTCCAGCGGGAGAAGCCAGAGTGGAAGCGTTTCATCGATGAGCGTCTGCTGATGTACTCCTTCGTAAACGACAA GTTCATGCCTCCCGACGATCCTCTGGGTCGCCACGGACCAACACTCGTGAACTTCCTTCGGAGGTTTCCAAAGTCTCATAAGAAGCAGTCGTGCCCTTATG gAAAGAAATGTACCTTCGGGATCAAGTGTAAATACTCCCATCCCGAGAGAGGCAAACAGTCCAACCGCCTGCTGGCTGACACGCTCCGGGAAAACGCCAAGCTCTCCTCCATGTCGGAGAGCGCTCTGGTGCCGGGACAGAGTCTGTCCTTGGTGGAGGAGATGGCCAGGAAACTCACCCTGGCACCTGAGCCGTCAAAGAAGGACCATAAGAGCGAGAAGTCCAAACACTCCTCGAGCAAGAAGGGGTCGTCCAGAAAAGAGAAATCGCCTCCTGAGCGTGCACCGCCGCAGCACAGCAGGTCGCAGGAGCGTCTGGACTCCGGGTTGGGTTCCATAGATGGGCCGTCCGTTGAGGCCCCTCGTGGTCACTTTGAGCCTCCGTTTGGGGGGACGTCCGCCTGTCCAGTGGCCTTGCAGCAACAGCATTACCAGATGAGAAACGGGCCGTGCAACTGCTGCTCGCCTCTCAGGTCCTCCCCCGCCTACCCGCACCATCACAGCACCGGCTCCGATGCGGTCCCGCATTACCCGCCGTACGACGCCTATCGAGTCAGCATGCCTCCCTTTAGCCAGCCTGCCAGCTTCCAACACAGccgccaccatcaccaccaccagccCGTCTTCTTGTCAGAGCCTTACGGCGTCCGTCCAGTCCTGCCATGTGAACCCCCTCCCTGGGACCCCCCGCTGGCAACCCAACCCAGTCGCAACACAGACCAGCGAACAGTTATCAGAACCAATCTCTTGGCCATATTCAGCGCTCACCTGGTGGACGCCGCCATGGACCGGTTTCCTCAGGTCAACGACCCACAGAAGCTGGCGGCCGAGATCGTCAACCTGCAGAACCAGAACCGTTCCAGATGA